Proteins encoded within one genomic window of Esox lucius isolate fEsoLuc1 chromosome 12, fEsoLuc1.pri, whole genome shotgun sequence:
- the ela2 gene encoding elastase 2 → MKLVILALFVAGAYGCGLPTFPPIVTRVVGGEDVREKSWPWQASLQYKSGSNFYHTCGATLISSQWVMTAAHCISSRNTYRVYLGKHNLNNNNEPGSIALTPAKIIVHESWDSYRIRNDIALIKLQSPVTFSDSIMAACLPDSNIVLPHNSPCYVTGWGRLWTGGPLADVLQQALLPVVSHANCSKPDWWGSLVTSSMVCAGGDGNLASCNGDSGGPLNCQNSDGSWDVHGVVSFGSSMGCNYPKKPSVFTRVSAYISWINNVMTSN, encoded by the exons ATGAAGTTAGTGATTTTGGCTTTGTTTGTTGCTGGTG CCTATGGATGTGGGCTACCTACCTTCCCCCCTATTGTCACCAGGGTGGTTGGAGGAGAGGATGTCCGTGAGAAAAGCTGGCCTTGGCAG GCATCTCTCCAGTACAAATCTGGTAGCAACTTCTACCATACCTGTGGCGCCACTTTGATTTCCAGCCAGTGGGTCATGACTGCTGCTCACTGCATTAG CAGCCGCAACACCTACAGGGTTTACCTGGGCAAACACAACCTGAATAACAACAATGAACCGGGCTCCATTGCTCTTACTCCTGCCAAGATCATCGTCCATGAGAGCTGGGATTCCTACAGAATTCG TAACGACATTGCCCTGATCAAGCTTCAGAGTCCTGTCACCTTCTCTGACTCCATTATGGCTGCCTGTTTACCAGATTCCAACATTGTCCTGCCTCACAATTCTCCCTGCTATGTCACTGGCTGGGGACGCCTATGGA CTGGAGGCCCCCTTGCTGATGTCCTGCAGCAGGCCCTCCTGCCCGTGGTCAGCCATGCTAACTGCTCCAAGCCCGACTGGTGGGGTAGCCTTGTGACCAGCAGCATGGTCTGCGCTGGTGGGGATGGAAATCTGGCTAGCTGCAAT GGAGATTCTGGTGGACCTCTGAACTGCCAGAACTCTGATGGCTCCTGGGACGTTCACGGTGTGGTGAGCTTTGGTTCCAGCATGGGCTGCAACTACCCCAAGAAGCCATCCGTCTTTACCCGTGTCAGTGCCTACATTTCCTGGATCAACAAT GTGATGACCAGCAACTAA
- the LOC105013810 gene encoding chymotrypsin-like elastase family member 2A, translating into MSTHFEDRNMIQFVVLASLLAVVYGCGQPTFPPVVARVVGGEDVRPHSWPWQISLQYDRNGEWRHTCGGTLISSEWVLTAAHCISSKTYRVYLGKHSLAQNEEVSLAVGVAKIIVHEKWSSFFIRNDIALIKLETPVTFTDSIMAACLPGAGFILPHNESCYVTGWGRTVTGGALPDILQQALLPVVDHATCSQKDWWGSQVKDTMVCAGGDGIVSGCNGDSGGPLNCQNADGAWEVHGIVSFGSGLSCNFPKKPTVFTQVSSYIDWINTAMMNN; encoded by the exons ATGAGCACACATTTTGAGGATAGAAACATGATTCAGTTTGTGGTCCTTGCTTCTTTGTTGGCTGTTG TTTACGGCTGTGGCCAGCCCACCTTCCCCCCCGTGGTGGCACGAGTGGTGGGAGGAGAGGACGTCAGGCCCCACAGCTGGCCCTGGCAG ATCTCTCTTCAGTATGACAGAAATGGTGAGTGGAGACACACTTGTGGTGGAACTCTCATCTCCAGCGAGTGGGTCCTCACTGCTGCTCACTGCATTAG TAGCAAGACATACAGAGTGTACCTGGGAAAGCACAGCCTGGCTCAGAATGAGGAGGTTTCTCTGGCTGTTGGCGTTGCCAAGATCATTGTCCACGAAAAATGGAGCTCTTTCTTTATCCG TAATGACATTGCTCTGATCAAGCTGGAGACTCCTGTCACCTTCACTGACTCCATCATGGCTGCCTGTCTTCCTGGGGCTGGTTTTATCCTGCCTCACAATGAGTCCTGCTATGTCACAGGCTGGGGGCGCACTGTCA CCGGAGGTGCCCTCCCTGACATTCTGCAGCAAGCCCTCCTGCCCGTTGTTGACCATGCTACCTGCTCCCAGAAAGACTGGTGGGGTTCCCAGGTGAAGGACACCATGGTGTGTGCTGGAGGAGATGGTATTGTGTCTGGATGCAAT GGTGACTCTGGTGGCCCACTGAACTGCCAGAACGCCGATGGTGCATGGGAGGTCCATGGAATTGTGAGCTTCGGCTCTGGTTTGAGCTGCAACTTCCCCAAGAAGCCTACTGTTTTCACCCAAGTCAGCTCTTACATAGACTGGATAAACACT GCCATGATGAACAACTAA